The Legionella cincinnatiensis genome includes a region encoding these proteins:
- the cysZ gene encoding sulfate transporter CysZ translates to MKSFWQGTFYLLRGMRHLFTKGLKRFIILPLILNFLMFAGLFYLISHYLLPYSYHYLNQLPSWLSFLSTLFFIIFILGFFLMFLSLFTVGFNVIAAPLNGLLAEKTQKLLYESSIPSIPFYKMVLRSLQRQMEFLRYFLPRFLGVGILFFIPLLQPIYPLVWFIFNAWMLSIQYQDFAMDNNLVGFKEMRQEVALNKMRSLGLGSSINLASLIPVINILVMPAAVIASTILYCETRTLSLKIRSIETSSSS, encoded by the coding sequence ATGAAGAGTTTCTGGCAGGGCACATTTTATTTGTTACGAGGTATGCGTCATCTTTTTACCAAAGGATTAAAACGTTTTATTATATTACCTTTAATATTAAATTTTTTAATGTTTGCTGGATTATTTTATTTAATCTCTCATTATTTACTTCCATACTCCTATCATTATCTGAATCAATTGCCATCTTGGCTAAGTTTTCTAAGTACTTTATTTTTTATAATTTTTATCCTTGGTTTTTTCTTAATGTTTCTATCTCTGTTTACGGTGGGGTTTAATGTAATAGCAGCTCCTTTAAACGGCTTATTGGCTGAGAAAACACAAAAACTCCTTTATGAAAGTTCTATTCCAAGTATACCCTTTTATAAAATGGTTCTTCGCAGCTTACAACGCCAAATGGAATTTCTTCGCTACTTTCTTCCTCGATTTTTGGGAGTCGGTATTTTATTTTTTATTCCTTTATTACAGCCGATTTATCCATTGGTATGGTTTATTTTTAATGCTTGGATGTTGAGTATTCAATACCAGGATTTTGCGATGGATAATAATTTAGTGGGTTTTAAAGAAATGCGGCAGGAGGTTGCTCTTAATAAAATGCGTTCATTAGGACTAGGAAGTTCTATTAATCTGGCTAGTCTTATACCCGTCATTAACATTCTAGTCATGCCTGCTGCAGTAATTGCAAGTACTATTCTTTACTGTGAAACACGGACCTTATCTCTTAAAATTAGGAGCATTGAGACAAGCTCCAGTTCTTAG
- a CDS encoding TauD/TfdA family dioxygenase: MIHKQLHYAFLNKQQLPLLIQPPATRCADINDLVRFLKEENTLFKEHLLHYHAILFRGFNVTTPDQLRKVIQASDLGANYNYDFCPVPRTKIQEGVFTSSNYPASYPIALHNEKSYSSEFPTHIFFNCIQAAEQGGCTSLANGHQIWLSLPESLQQKLQLKGVLYRRHYYSYGIKYKIIQLMGIAPVFKTWMEEFNTYEKKQVENILHQTKQQFKWRGNDLVTEVFLPASRKHPITGKLGWFNQCNQLSRHCNGISDYINSMVKNPIVSFILLQNSMHPYLAFYGDGTSFSKQESLLISEAVQKNTFLISWQPGDLLIIDNYSCLHGKTPHTGDRLILAGMTKYPYTKEDSYVS, encoded by the coding sequence ATGATACATAAGCAACTCCATTATGCTTTTTTAAATAAGCAACAATTACCATTGCTGATACAACCTCCAGCAACAAGATGCGCAGATATTAACGATTTAGTGCGGTTTCTTAAAGAGGAAAATACTTTATTTAAAGAGCATTTGCTCCATTATCATGCCATTCTCTTTCGTGGATTTAACGTGACCACTCCTGATCAATTGAGAAAAGTAATTCAAGCTAGTGATTTAGGCGCAAATTATAATTATGATTTTTGCCCTGTTCCAAGAACAAAAATTCAAGAGGGTGTATTTACTTCATCCAATTATCCTGCGAGTTATCCTATTGCGTTACATAATGAAAAATCCTACAGCTCTGAATTTCCAACACATATCTTTTTTAACTGTATTCAAGCCGCGGAACAAGGTGGCTGTACTTCGCTTGCTAATGGCCATCAAATTTGGCTCTCTCTTCCAGAGTCCTTACAACAAAAATTACAGTTAAAAGGTGTTTTATATCGCCGACATTATTACAGTTATGGAATAAAATATAAAATCATTCAATTAATGGGGATTGCCCCTGTATTTAAGACTTGGATGGAGGAATTTAATACTTATGAAAAAAAACAGGTTGAAAACATACTTCATCAAACCAAACAACAATTTAAATGGAGAGGAAATGATTTAGTGACGGAGGTCTTTCTCCCTGCCAGCAGAAAACATCCTATAACGGGTAAATTAGGATGGTTCAATCAATGTAATCAGCTTTCTCGTCATTGCAATGGTATTAGTGATTATATTAATTCAATGGTTAAAAACCCTATTGTTTCTTTTATTTTATTGCAAAACAGCATGCATCCTTATTTGGCTTTTTATGGGGATGGTACGTCTTTTTCAAAACAAGAATCTTTATTGATCAGCGAAGCAGTGCAAAAAAATACATTTTTAATCTCCTGGCAACCAGGGGATCTTTTGATTATCGATAATTATTCTTGCCTGCATGGAAAAACACCACATACTGGAGACAGATTAATTTTAGCAGGAATGACCAAATATCCTTATACTAAGGAGGATAGTTATGTTTCCTGA
- a CDS encoding YdcF family protein produces the protein MKNFMQVCIFFLILSAGIYFSLALYIIRNAEKDEKKYADVILVLGTKTYQGDKYNPCLVARVQHAVDLYKTNYAPKLLFSGGETKNGTNEAQIMKEIALYLGVLEEDILLESASTSTYENLLFSKKIITAKQFNTVLLVTEPFHLPRAILVAQKIGLQFSSSPAIQSICWQKNGYFSRHFLREPLAIIYYKMKNQL, from the coding sequence ATGAAAAATTTTATGCAAGTATGTATTTTTTTTCTTATTCTATCTGCGGGTATTTATTTTTCTCTAGCCTTATATATTATAAGAAACGCGGAAAAAGACGAAAAAAAGTATGCAGATGTCATTTTGGTTCTTGGTACAAAAACTTATCAAGGCGATAAATACAATCCTTGTCTTGTAGCTCGGGTGCAACATGCCGTTGATTTATATAAAACAAACTATGCTCCTAAACTTCTTTTTTCAGGAGGGGAAACCAAAAATGGAACGAATGAAGCACAAATAATGAAAGAAATTGCCCTTTATTTAGGCGTTTTAGAAGAAGACATTCTGCTTGAATCTGCATCGACGTCTACGTACGAAAACCTTTTATTTTCTAAAAAAATAATAACAGCAAAACAATTTAATACCGTTCTTTTGGTTACTGAACCTTTTCATTTACCTAGAGCAATTCTTGTAGCGCAAAAAATAGGGCTTCAGTTTTCTAGTTCTCCAGCGATACAAAGTATTTGTTGGCAAAAAAACGGGTATTTTTCCCGACACTTTCTTAGAGAACCACTCGCTATTATTTACTATAAAATGAAAAACCAACTATAA
- a CDS encoding FkbM family methyltransferase, with product MFPEISQKKFAIGELYFINELETQGLIYEIFSQKTYLLDFLSLNPGAIIVDVGANIGIFSLFALQHCNYNAEIYGFEPIPTTFSCLQKNLECFKNKVHLYNTGISDVAQDCEAAFTLFGESVGTATYRPQDKLISNFQPLLDYNTLLKLLPWQNKFLYYQLKWLPFFRNYFIKKNYKKQTRITQITCKLTSLGHFIEQHQIRHIDFLKVDVEGAEIDVIKSIKPKQFSIINQISIEVHNIENRVEKLNSYLQKQGYITLVDRNPILADLGYNHHMIYAKMV from the coding sequence ATGTTTCCTGAGATCTCACAAAAAAAATTTGCAATTGGTGAGCTCTATTTTATAAATGAACTTGAAACTCAAGGATTAATCTATGAAATTTTTTCACAAAAAACTTATTTACTCGATTTTCTTAGTTTAAATCCTGGGGCGATCATTGTTGATGTAGGAGCAAATATTGGCATTTTTTCATTATTTGCTCTGCAACATTGTAATTATAATGCTGAGATCTACGGTTTTGAACCGATTCCAACGACTTTTTCTTGCTTGCAAAAAAATTTAGAATGCTTTAAAAATAAGGTGCATTTATACAATACGGGCATCAGTGATGTGGCCCAAGATTGTGAGGCTGCATTTACTCTATTTGGAGAAAGTGTAGGTACTGCAACTTATAGGCCCCAAGATAAGTTGATTTCAAATTTTCAACCTTTATTAGATTATAATACGCTCTTGAAGCTACTCCCTTGGCAAAATAAATTTCTTTATTATCAATTAAAATGGTTACCCTTTTTTCGGAATTATTTCATTAAAAAAAATTATAAAAAGCAAACACGAATAACTCAAATTACATGTAAGTTGACCTCATTAGGACACTTTATCGAACAACATCAAATCAGGCATATTGATTTTTTAAAGGTAGATGTTGAAGGTGCTGAAATAGATGTTATAAAGAGTATTAAACCGAAGCAGTTTTCTATAATTAACCAGATAAGCATTGAGGTTCATAATATAGAAAATCGCGTTGAAAAGCTTAATTCTTATTTGCAAAAACAAGGTTATATCACTTTAGTTGACAGAAATCCTATCTTGGCTGATTTAGGTTATAACCATCATATGATCTATGCAAAAATGGTATAG
- a CDS encoding NAD(P)H-dependent flavin oxidoreductase: MWRMKLAEKIGIKFPIIQAPMAGGATTPELVAEVSNGGGLGSLGAGYMSPTEIRSAIKKIRELTDKPFAVNLFIPEYTQTTSNQMQRACRDIQQSCIELDVEIKSVAEPYAPSFSEQIKVLIEEKIPVFSYAFGLLDLGWISQFKKNHTFLMGTATNVKEAYELQRSGIDALVAQGSEAGGHRGTFLGKAEDSLIGLFSLLPQLVDKLKIPIIAAGGIMDGRGIIAATDLGAEGVQMGTAFLTCSEAGIPEGYKNTLLNQCQDNTVLTRAFSGKLARGIRNKFIERMDEKKTNILNYPIQNALTTTMRKKAKEEQNIDFMSMWSGQSAPLCRKLRASELIKTLIIEVESLKLNH; encoded by the coding sequence ATGTGGCGTATGAAATTAGCTGAGAAAATAGGTATAAAATTTCCAATTATCCAAGCCCCCATGGCCGGTGGTGCGACTACCCCAGAGCTAGTTGCCGAAGTGAGTAATGGCGGTGGTTTAGGTTCGTTGGGAGCAGGATATATGTCGCCGACGGAGATTAGATCAGCGATAAAAAAAATTCGTGAACTAACGGATAAACCTTTCGCAGTGAATCTGTTTATTCCGGAATACACCCAAACCACCTCCAATCAAATGCAGAGGGCATGTCGTGATATTCAACAATCGTGTATCGAGCTCGATGTGGAAATTAAATCAGTTGCAGAGCCCTATGCCCCATCTTTTTCAGAACAAATAAAAGTGCTTATCGAAGAAAAGATTCCTGTTTTTAGTTATGCCTTCGGTTTATTGGATTTAGGATGGATTTCACAATTTAAAAAGAACCATACATTTTTAATGGGTACTGCTACGAATGTCAAAGAAGCTTATGAGCTTCAACGAAGTGGCATTGACGCCCTTGTTGCCCAAGGAAGTGAAGCTGGTGGACATCGAGGTACTTTTTTAGGTAAGGCAGAAGATTCATTAATTGGTTTATTCAGTTTATTGCCTCAATTAGTGGATAAACTAAAAATTCCTATTATTGCGGCGGGCGGCATTATGGATGGCAGGGGAATTATTGCTGCTACAGACTTAGGTGCGGAAGGAGTACAAATGGGCACGGCATTTCTTACATGCTCTGAAGCCGGAATACCTGAGGGATATAAAAATACTCTATTAAACCAGTGTCAAGACAATACAGTATTAACCCGTGCTTTTTCGGGGAAATTAGCGCGAGGAATACGTAATAAATTTATTGAACGCATGGATGAAAAGAAAACGAATATTCTTAACTATCCTATTCAAAATGCCCTAACGACAACGATGCGAAAAAAAGCAAAGGAAGAACAAAACATTGATTTTATGTCCATGTGGTCTGGGCAATCAGCACCATTATGCAGAAAGCTCCGTGCGAGTGAATTAATAAAGACATTGATCATTGAGGTAGAATCCCTGAAATTAAATCATTAG
- a CDS encoding zinc-dependent alcohol dehydrogenase family protein, protein MKAQAISSFGDYSVFETIELPKPTIKPGYVLIRIEATSVNPVDCKVRSGKYNQIAPPFPAILHSDVAGIIEEVGANVTEFSVGDEVYGCAGGFKEESGALAEYMLADARLIAKKPKTLSMVEAAALPLVTITAWEALFEKINIKPGQKVLIHAGIGGVGHIAIQLAKWAGAEVYTTVSSQDKAEIAKSLGAKEAINYRDESVHDYVARLTHGAGFDVVFDTVGGDNLNQSLAAVSLYGHVISIQAAATYDLSPLHAKSASLHAVFMLLPLLCNLQRERHGMILKQAASLVDDGYLKPLIDPHLFYFENVDKAHALLESGKAMGKVVVQAY, encoded by the coding sequence ATGAAAGCACAAGCGATATCATCCTTTGGTGATTATTCCGTTTTTGAAACAATTGAACTTCCCAAACCGACAATTAAACCAGGATATGTTTTAATTCGTATTGAAGCAACTAGTGTTAATCCTGTTGATTGCAAGGTACGTTCTGGAAAATATAATCAAATCGCTCCACCATTTCCTGCGATTTTGCATAGTGATGTAGCTGGAATTATTGAAGAAGTTGGAGCTAACGTCACCGAATTTTCAGTAGGTGATGAAGTTTATGGATGCGCCGGAGGATTTAAAGAAGAAAGCGGTGCATTAGCTGAATACATGCTTGCAGATGCACGATTAATTGCGAAAAAGCCTAAGACACTGAGCATGGTAGAAGCCGCTGCATTACCCCTAGTGACTATTACCGCCTGGGAAGCATTGTTTGAAAAAATAAACATAAAACCAGGACAAAAAGTATTAATCCATGCTGGGATTGGTGGTGTGGGTCACATTGCAATTCAATTAGCAAAATGGGCTGGTGCTGAAGTATACACCACTGTATCCTCTCAAGATAAAGCAGAAATTGCGAAATCACTTGGAGCAAAAGAAGCAATTAATTACCGAGATGAATCAGTCCATGACTATGTAGCTCGATTAACGCATGGGGCAGGCTTTGATGTGGTATTTGATACTGTGGGGGGAGATAATCTTAACCAATCATTAGCTGCAGTTTCTCTATATGGCCATGTTATCAGCATTCAAGCTGCTGCCACCTATGATCTTTCACCCTTGCATGCAAAATCCGCCAGCCTCCATGCTGTTTTTATGTTATTACCTTTACTTTGTAATCTACAACGGGAACGTCATGGAATGATATTAAAACAAGCTGCCAGCCTTGTAGATGATGGTTATTTGAAACCACTTATCGATCCACATCTTTTTTATTTTGAAAATGTTGATAAAGCTCATGCTTTACTAGAGTCAGGAAAGGCAATGGGAAAAGTTGTTGTCCAAGCGTACTAA
- a CDS encoding nicotinate phosphoribosyltransferase → MFDFTGSYTDQYQLTMAQVYFLKGRENSTAIFDYFFRKLPFGSGYAIFAGLTDLLNILENYHFNEQDIHFLKSTGIHPKFLDYLKNFRFRGTVYASYEGDLVFPTCPVVSIEANIIEAQLIETILLNLLNFQTLIATKASRIRQVAGQCKLIDFGLRRAQGPGGYYASRAAIIGGFDSTSNVCVGRDYNIPISGTMAHSYIQSYDTELSAFRDFAEIWPDNCSLLVDTYSTLESGVPNAIRIGKEMEQRGHRLQGIRLDSGDLGDLAKKSRQMLDEAGLHYVKIIASNQLDEKRIKELRDQNAPIDAFGVGTNLVIGAPDAALDGVYKLAFMDEKPRIKLSETIGKITLPYKKQVYRLLNDDTFLGGDVVALRNETDFGSIHSPFERGKLFAFKHYKQEPLLHKVMEKGKCTFSLQTLQQIAQYSKKRLQKLPEEFKRFEKPSIYQVGLSNQLHEKRNQLIKEYQKYSNEKNK, encoded by the coding sequence ATGTTTGATTTTACTGGAAGTTATACTGATCAATATCAACTCACTATGGCCCAAGTTTATTTTTTAAAAGGCCGTGAAAACTCTACTGCAATTTTTGATTATTTTTTCAGAAAACTTCCATTCGGCTCTGGATATGCCATTTTTGCCGGCCTTACTGACTTACTCAATATATTAGAAAATTATCATTTTAATGAGCAAGATATTCATTTTTTAAAAAGCACAGGGATACATCCTAAGTTTCTTGATTATTTAAAGAACTTTCGTTTTCGAGGAACTGTTTATGCTTCATATGAAGGCGATTTAGTTTTCCCTACTTGTCCTGTAGTTTCTATAGAAGCCAATATTATTGAAGCCCAACTCATTGAAACAATTTTATTAAATTTATTAAATTTTCAAACTCTTATCGCAACAAAAGCCAGCCGGATCCGACAAGTAGCAGGTCAATGTAAGTTAATTGATTTTGGTTTGCGCAGAGCCCAGGGCCCAGGAGGATATTATGCGAGTCGGGCAGCAATCATTGGTGGCTTTGATTCTACGAGCAATGTGTGTGTAGGACGTGACTATAATATTCCTATTTCAGGGACTATGGCACATTCATACATACAAAGTTATGACACTGAACTGTCTGCATTTCGTGATTTTGCAGAGATCTGGCCTGATAATTGCTCGTTACTTGTTGATACCTATAGCACGTTAGAAAGTGGTGTTCCCAATGCGATTCGTATAGGTAAAGAAATGGAGCAACGTGGACACCGTTTACAAGGAATACGATTAGATAGTGGTGACTTAGGAGACTTAGCTAAAAAATCACGCCAAATGCTTGATGAGGCAGGACTACATTATGTAAAAATTATCGCATCCAATCAGCTTGATGAAAAAAGAATAAAAGAGCTGCGTGACCAAAATGCACCTATCGATGCTTTTGGTGTTGGAACAAATTTGGTTATTGGGGCCCCCGATGCCGCCTTAGATGGAGTATACAAATTAGCTTTTATGGATGAAAAACCAAGAATTAAGCTGTCAGAGACCATAGGTAAAATTACTTTACCTTATAAAAAACAAGTGTATAGACTATTAAATGATGATACTTTCCTAGGAGGAGATGTTGTTGCGCTTAGGAATGAAACTGATTTTGGGAGCATTCATTCTCCCTTTGAACGCGGAAAGTTATTCGCTTTTAAACATTATAAACAAGAGCCTTTACTTCATAAAGTCATGGAAAAAGGTAAGTGCACCTTTTCCTTACAAACACTCCAACAAATCGCACAATACAGCAAAAAACGTTTACAAAAACTTCCTGAAGAATTTAAACGATTTGAGAAACCCAGTATCTATCAAGTAGGCTTAAGCAATCAACTCCACGAAAAACGAAATCAATTAATTAAAGAATATCAAAAATATTCCAATGAAAAAAATAAATAA
- the pncA gene encoding bifunctional nicotinamidase/pyrazinamidase, protein MKKINKTLIIIDVQNDFMPGGSLAVSHGDTIIPIINQLLPKFDLIVATQDWHPQNHTSFASNYPGKKPLDKIIVHGIEQILWPNHCIQGTFGAEFHPLLEIKPIEAIFRKGMNPEIDSYSGFYDNQHQINTGLAGYLHGKGAKKLYFCGLCADICVYFSIKDALNEGFKCYLIEDATMPLHQERFKKIKAKLIHSDVTLLKSNDI, encoded by the coding sequence ATGAAAAAAATAAATAAGACCTTAATCATTATTGATGTACAAAATGATTTTATGCCTGGTGGCTCACTTGCAGTATCTCATGGGGATACCATTATTCCAATTATTAATCAGTTACTTCCTAAATTTGATTTAATTGTAGCTACTCAAGATTGGCATCCTCAAAACCACACCAGTTTTGCATCTAACTATCCAGGTAAAAAACCTCTCGATAAAATAATAGTACACGGAATAGAACAAATACTATGGCCTAATCACTGTATTCAAGGAACTTTTGGTGCAGAATTTCATCCCCTGCTTGAAATAAAACCTATAGAAGCTATTTTTCGCAAAGGTATGAATCCTGAAATAGATAGTTATAGTGGTTTTTACGATAACCAACACCAAATAAACACAGGATTAGCAGGTTATCTCCATGGAAAAGGTGCTAAGAAACTTTATTTTTGTGGTTTATGTGCTGATATTTGTGTGTATTTTTCAATAAAAGATGCACTTAATGAAGGGTTCAAATGTTATCTCATTGAAGATGCTACTATGCCCCTTCACCAAGAACGGTTTAAAAAAATCAAAGCAAAACTTATTCATAGTGATGTCACATTATTAAAGAGCAATGACATTTGA